One window of the Pseudokineococcus lusitanus genome contains the following:
- a CDS encoding small basic family protein produces MIAVLGLVAGVVLGLVLQPTVPPAVQPYLPIAVVAALDAVFGGLRAVLDGVFDDRVFVVSFLSNVVVAALVVYLGDQLGVGAQLSTGVVVVLGIRIFSNAAAIRRHLFKA; encoded by the coding sequence GTGATCGCCGTCCTCGGCCTCGTGGCCGGCGTCGTCCTCGGCCTCGTCCTCCAGCCGACCGTGCCGCCGGCCGTCCAGCCGTACCTGCCGATCGCCGTCGTCGCCGCGCTCGACGCCGTCTTCGGCGGCCTGCGGGCGGTCCTCGACGGCGTCTTCGACGACCGCGTCTTCGTCGTCTCGTTCCTCTCGAACGTCGTGGTCGCCGCGCTCGTCGTCTACCTCGGCGACCAGCTCGGGGTCGGCGCGCAGCTGTCCACCGGCGTCGTCGTCGTCCTCGGCATCCGGATCTTCTCCAACGCCGCCGCCATCCGCCGGCACCTCTTCAAGGCCTGA
- a CDS encoding DUF881 domain-containing protein encodes MSTPARPRPDASMTLLREVMERPLDPGYAAAARARADGTAPGPRRRRLVLTLALAATAGLVATVGVVALRAPAAAGTTGALRAEVEDRQAQVDGLAASVEESRAAVAAAEEAALGPGAAATSERTERLGVLTGDLPVTGPGLRVVVADAPSAAADASGSPRTDEAADAGRVRDRDLQTVVNGLWVAGAEAVSVGGQRLTARTAVRGAGEAVLVGYQPLAPPYTVEAVGDPADLATGFALSAGGRYAAGLADYGIRVTTTEEDELHLPAAAGLRPELARVPDDAATDAP; translated from the coding sequence GTGAGCACCCCCGCCCGGCCGCGGCCCGACGCCTCCATGACGCTCCTGCGCGAGGTCATGGAGCGGCCGCTCGACCCGGGCTACGCCGCCGCCGCCCGGGCCCGCGCGGACGGCACGGCACCCGGCCCGCGCCGCCGCCGGCTCGTCCTCACGCTGGCGCTGGCCGCCACCGCCGGGCTCGTGGCCACCGTCGGCGTCGTGGCGCTCCGGGCGCCCGCCGCCGCCGGCACGACGGGGGCGCTGCGCGCCGAGGTCGAGGACCGGCAGGCCCAGGTCGACGGGCTCGCCGCGTCCGTCGAGGAGAGCCGCGCCGCCGTGGCGGCGGCCGAGGAGGCGGCCCTGGGGCCGGGAGCCGCCGCCACGTCCGAGCGGACCGAGCGCCTCGGCGTCCTCACCGGCGACCTGCCCGTCACGGGACCCGGGCTGCGGGTCGTCGTCGCCGACGCGCCCTCCGCGGCCGCCGACGCCTCCGGCTCGCCCCGCACCGACGAGGCCGCCGACGCCGGCCGCGTGCGCGACCGCGACCTCCAGACCGTCGTCAACGGCCTCTGGGTGGCCGGGGCCGAGGCCGTCTCCGTGGGCGGGCAGCGGCTGACCGCCCGCACCGCCGTCCGCGGCGCCGGGGAGGCCGTGCTCGTCGGCTACCAGCCGCTCGCGCCGCCCTACACCGTCGAGGCCGTCGGGGACCCGGCGGACCTCGCCACCGGCTTCGCCCTCTCGGCCGGCGGCCGGTACGCCGCCGGCCTCGCCGACTACGGCATCCGCGTCACGACGACCGAGGAGGACGAGCTGCACCTGCCCGCCGCCGCCGGCCTGCGCCCCGAGCTCGCCCGGGTCCCCGACGACGCCGCGACGGACGCGCCGTGA
- a CDS encoding CDP-alcohol phosphatidyltransferase family protein, with amino-acid sequence MDTDEVLTIPNAISAARLLLVPVFAVLIVTERDLAALVVLFVSGISDYVDGYLARRWHQTSRLGRVLDPAADRLYIAVTLVGLAWRDIVPWWLVVLIALRDVVLTATVPVLQRHGYGTLEVHYLGKAATFCLLYAFPLILLAQVGESVGVVAEPLGWAFAWWGTGLYWWAGLLYVHQVRRLVQEDRAAGRGRDAATAASPPGTA; translated from the coding sequence ATGGACACCGACGAGGTCCTCACCATCCCCAACGCCATCAGCGCCGCCCGGCTGCTGCTGGTCCCCGTCTTCGCCGTCCTCATCGTCACCGAGCGGGACCTGGCCGCCCTCGTCGTCCTCTTCGTCTCCGGCATCTCGGACTACGTCGACGGCTACCTCGCCCGCCGGTGGCACCAGACCTCCCGGCTCGGGCGCGTGCTCGACCCCGCGGCCGACCGGCTCTACATCGCCGTCACGCTCGTCGGGCTCGCGTGGCGCGACATCGTGCCGTGGTGGCTCGTGGTCCTCATCGCGCTGCGCGACGTCGTCCTGACCGCCACCGTGCCCGTGCTGCAGCGGCACGGCTACGGGACGCTCGAGGTCCACTACCTCGGCAAGGCCGCGACCTTCTGCCTGCTCTACGCCTTCCCGCTCATCCTCCTCGCGCAGGTGGGCGAGTCCGTCGGCGTCGTGGCCGAGCCGCTCGGCTGGGCCTTCGCGTGGTGGGGGACCGGCCTGTACTGGTGGGCCGGGCTGCTCTACGTGCACCAGGTCCGCCGCCTCGTGCAGGAGGACCGGGCCGCCGGCCGCGGGCGCGACGCGGCGACGGCGGCGAGCCCCCCGGGGACCGCGTGA
- the der gene encoding ribosome biogenesis GTPase Der yields MSEPTAPRPADDPTDDVAAAEEVRDLEPAPALGDDVDDVEEAPEDDDDVLDDDLGGPDRETALRAGLEDYELSPEDYALLDVDETGAPVEPAEVLPVVAVVGRPNVGKSSLVNRILGRREAVVQDVPGITRDRVAYPADWAGRRFMVVDTGGWEKDAAGLDARVAAQAEVAVQLADVVVFVVDATVGATGTDEAVVRLLRRSGKPVVLAANKVDDQRGEADAAMLWSLGLGEPYPVSSVHGRGSGDLLDAVMAAVPEKLLGDEEHAPGMRRVALLGRPNVGKSSMLNKLTGSDRVVVDATAGTTRDPVDEVVELGGREWRFVDTAGIRRRVHQTSGADFYASLRTQAALEKAEVAVVLVDGSEPLAEQDVRVITSVVEAGRALVLAINKWDLLDEERRHYLERELEKELVQVTWAPRVNVSALTGRHLERLVPALDVALESWDTRVPTGRLNSFLGQVVAEHPHPVRGGKQPRILFGTQPSTQPPRFVLFASGFLEAGYRRFLERRLREEFGFTGSPVEVSVRVRERRKR; encoded by the coding sequence GTGAGCGAGCCCACCGCCCCCCGACCCGCCGACGACCCGACGGACGACGTCGCGGCCGCCGAGGAGGTCCGCGACCTCGAGCCGGCGCCCGCCCTCGGCGACGACGTGGACGACGTCGAGGAGGCGCCCGAGGACGACGACGACGTCCTCGACGACGACCTCGGCGGCCCGGACCGCGAGACGGCGCTGCGCGCCGGCCTCGAGGACTACGAGCTGTCGCCGGAGGACTACGCCCTCCTCGACGTCGACGAGACCGGTGCCCCGGTCGAGCCGGCGGAGGTGCTGCCCGTCGTCGCCGTCGTCGGGCGGCCCAACGTCGGCAAGTCGAGCCTCGTCAACCGCATCCTCGGCCGCCGCGAGGCGGTCGTCCAGGACGTGCCCGGCATCACGCGCGACCGCGTGGCCTACCCCGCCGACTGGGCCGGGCGCCGCTTCATGGTCGTCGACACCGGCGGCTGGGAGAAGGACGCCGCCGGCCTCGACGCCCGCGTGGCCGCGCAGGCCGAGGTGGCCGTCCAGCTCGCCGACGTCGTCGTCTTCGTCGTCGACGCGACGGTCGGCGCCACGGGCACCGACGAGGCGGTCGTCCGGCTCCTGCGGCGCTCCGGCAAGCCGGTCGTCCTGGCCGCCAACAAGGTCGACGACCAGCGCGGCGAGGCCGACGCGGCGATGCTCTGGTCGCTCGGCCTCGGGGAGCCCTACCCGGTCTCCTCGGTCCACGGCCGGGGCTCCGGCGACCTGCTCGACGCCGTCATGGCGGCCGTCCCGGAGAAGCTCCTCGGCGACGAGGAGCACGCCCCCGGCATGCGCCGCGTGGCGCTGCTGGGCCGCCCGAACGTCGGCAAGTCGAGCATGCTCAACAAGCTGACCGGCTCCGACCGCGTCGTCGTCGACGCGACGGCGGGGACGACGCGCGACCCCGTCGACGAGGTCGTCGAGCTCGGCGGGCGCGAGTGGCGCTTCGTCGACACCGCCGGCATCCGCCGCCGGGTGCACCAGACGTCCGGCGCCGACTTCTACGCCTCCCTGCGCACGCAGGCGGCGCTGGAGAAGGCCGAGGTCGCGGTGGTGCTCGTCGACGGCTCGGAGCCGCTCGCCGAGCAGGACGTCCGCGTCATCACCTCCGTCGTCGAGGCCGGCCGCGCGCTCGTCCTCGCGATCAACAAGTGGGACCTCCTCGACGAGGAGCGCCGCCACTACCTCGAGCGCGAGCTCGAGAAGGAGCTCGTCCAGGTGACGTGGGCGCCGCGCGTCAACGTCTCGGCGCTGACGGGCCGGCACCTCGAGCGACTCGTCCCCGCCCTCGACGTCGCCCTCGAGTCGTGGGACACCCGCGTGCCGACGGGGCGGCTCAACAGCTTCCTCGGCCAGGTCGTCGCCGAGCACCCGCACCCCGTCCGCGGCGGGAAGCAGCCGCGCATCCTCTTCGGCACCCAGCCGTCCACGCAGCCGCCGCGCTTCGTGCTCTTCGCGTCCGGGTTCCTCGAGGCGGGCTACCGCCGGTTCCTCGAGCGCCGGCTGCGTGAGGAGTTCGGCTTCACGGGCTCGCCCGTCGAGGTCAGCGTCCGCGTGCGCGAGCGCCGCAAGCGCTGA
- a CDS encoding lysophospholipid acyltransferase family protein: MSRLREALPGPLARRLPGAAAPQKAAPSREVPGTFGPKWGKPVGWVLSKGLWSVTRHGAEHVPAEGPVLLASNHLGFLDGPLLMGMAPRGTHFLVKKEMFRGWLGAVLRGCGQIPVDRTGDRGALVTAVQVLRRGGSVGVFPEGTRGRGDVASLQSGVTWLALQTGAPVVPVALLGTRPAGRSTSSLPRFRQHVHVVLGAPVHLTAPAGVPRRTALAQATEDLRVAMTEHVLAAVALTGMPLPDAGPGSAEEGREVAAEAAERADAERTTDDGAPGAGRSHP; encoded by the coding sequence GTGAGCCGGCTGCGGGAGGCGCTGCCCGGCCCGCTGGCCCGCCGCCTCCCCGGGGCGGCGGCGCCGCAGAAGGCCGCGCCGTCGCGCGAGGTGCCCGGCACCTTCGGGCCCAAATGGGGCAAGCCCGTCGGCTGGGTCCTGTCCAAGGGGCTGTGGTCGGTGACGCGCCACGGCGCCGAGCACGTGCCCGCCGAGGGCCCCGTGCTGCTCGCGAGCAACCACCTCGGCTTCCTCGACGGGCCGCTCCTCATGGGGATGGCGCCGCGGGGCACCCACTTCCTCGTGAAGAAGGAGATGTTCCGGGGCTGGCTGGGCGCCGTCCTGCGCGGCTGCGGGCAGATCCCCGTGGACCGCACCGGCGACCGGGGCGCGCTCGTCACGGCCGTCCAGGTGCTGCGGCGCGGCGGGTCCGTCGGCGTCTTCCCCGAGGGCACGCGCGGCCGCGGCGACGTCGCGTCCCTCCAGTCCGGCGTCACCTGGCTCGCGCTGCAGACCGGTGCGCCGGTCGTGCCCGTCGCGCTGCTGGGGACCCGGCCGGCGGGGCGCTCGACGTCGTCCCTGCCGCGCTTCCGCCAGCACGTCCACGTCGTCCTCGGCGCGCCCGTGCACCTCACGGCGCCCGCGGGCGTCCCGCGCCGCACCGCCCTGGCGCAGGCCACCGAGGACCTGCGCGTGGCCATGACCGAGCACGTGCTCGCCGCCGTCGCCCTCACGGGCATGCCCCTGCCCGACGCGGGCCCCGGCTCCGCCGAGGAGGGCCGCGAGGTCGCCGCCGAGGCGGCCGAGCGCGCCGACGCCGAGCGCACCACCGACGACGGCGCCCCGGGCGCCGGGAGGTCCCACCCGTGA
- the cmk gene encoding (d)CMP kinase, whose product MPAHRPVVVAVDGPSGSGKSSVSRAVAARLGAEYLDTGATFRAVCWWCLENDVDLEDRPAVAEAARQLDLELGTDPTGPTVRVQGRLVAEELRTSRVSSAVSAVATNLDVRAELRRRQREVVDAARGGRGVVLEGRDTTTVVTPDADVRVLLVADEDARLRRRARDVHGTDDAAARERTRDEVVRRDRDDSTVSEFSVAADGVVTVDSSALTLEETVDAVLALVLRAVPEALPPGAEPPTSVADRAAQAVAP is encoded by the coding sequence ATGCCCGCTCACCGCCCGGTCGTCGTCGCCGTGGACGGTCCCTCCGGCTCCGGCAAGTCGAGCGTCAGCCGGGCCGTCGCGGCCCGCCTCGGCGCCGAGTACCTCGACACCGGCGCGACCTTCCGCGCGGTGTGCTGGTGGTGCCTCGAGAACGACGTCGACCTCGAGGACCGCCCCGCCGTCGCCGAGGCCGCGCGGCAGCTCGACCTGGAGCTCGGCACCGACCCGACGGGCCCCACCGTCCGCGTGCAGGGGCGCCTCGTCGCCGAGGAGCTGCGCACGAGCCGCGTCTCGTCCGCCGTCAGCGCCGTCGCCACCAACCTCGACGTCCGCGCCGAGCTGCGCCGCCGCCAGCGCGAGGTCGTCGACGCCGCCCGCGGGGGCCGGGGCGTCGTCCTCGAGGGGCGGGACACGACGACGGTCGTCACGCCCGACGCCGACGTGCGCGTCCTCCTCGTCGCCGACGAGGACGCACGCCTGCGCCGTCGCGCCCGCGACGTCCACGGCACCGACGACGCCGCGGCGCGCGAGCGGACCCGCGACGAGGTGGTCCGCCGGGACCGCGACGACTCGACCGTGTCGGAGTTCTCCGTGGCCGCCGACGGCGTCGTCACCGTCGACTCCTCCGCGCTGACGCTGGAGGAGACGGTCGACGCCGTCCTCGCCCTCGTCCTGCGCGCCGTCCCGGAGGCGCTGCCGCCCGGCGCCGAGCCGCCGACGTCGGTCGCCGACCGGGCGGCGCAGGCGGTGGCTCCGTGA
- a CDS encoding prephenate dehydrogenase, whose amino-acid sequence MSAVPDAAAPARTRGTVLVVGAGLLGASAGLALRARGVDVALDDPSPTARALARDVGAGRLAGPDEDPDLVLVAAPPDVTADVVAARLLAHPRAVVTDVASVKGAVLQGVATALERAGADPAEARRYVGGHPMAGRERSGATSARPDLFVGRPWVLVPPAAGARADGGPDPLERVRALVDDCRGVPVVMAADEHDEAVAVVSHVPQVAASLVAARLLDARDEAVALAGQGLRDVTRIAASDPRLWVQILGANAAPVARALHALRDDLDEVLGALDALAADTPATADVAPAGPVDGAVGARARVARAIDAGGAGVARVPGKHGRAPVPYEVVVVLVPDEPGRLAQLLHDVGDIGVNLEDLVLEHAQGRPVGLAEISVLPAERPRLEAELPRRGWRVAG is encoded by the coding sequence GTGAGCGCCGTCCCGGACGCCGCCGCCCCCGCCCGGACGCGCGGCACCGTCCTCGTCGTCGGCGCGGGCCTCCTCGGCGCCAGCGCCGGGCTCGCGCTGCGGGCGCGCGGCGTCGACGTGGCCCTCGACGACCCCTCGCCCACCGCCCGGGCCCTCGCCCGTGACGTCGGCGCCGGCCGTCTCGCCGGCCCGGACGAGGACCCCGACCTCGTCCTCGTCGCCGCGCCCCCGGACGTGACGGCCGACGTCGTCGCCGCGCGGCTGCTCGCCCACCCCCGCGCGGTCGTCACGGACGTCGCCAGCGTCAAGGGCGCTGTCCTGCAGGGCGTCGCGACGGCGCTCGAGCGGGCCGGGGCCGACCCGGCCGAGGCCCGGCGGTACGTCGGCGGGCACCCGATGGCCGGCCGGGAGCGCTCCGGCGCGACGAGCGCCCGCCCCGACCTCTTCGTCGGCCGCCCGTGGGTGCTCGTGCCGCCGGCCGCGGGGGCCCGGGCGGACGGCGGCCCGGACCCCCTCGAGCGCGTGCGCGCGCTCGTCGACGACTGCCGCGGCGTGCCCGTCGTCATGGCGGCCGACGAGCACGACGAGGCCGTCGCCGTCGTCTCCCACGTGCCGCAGGTGGCCGCGAGCCTCGTCGCCGCCCGGCTGCTCGACGCGCGCGACGAGGCCGTCGCCCTCGCCGGCCAGGGCCTCCGGGACGTCACGCGCATCGCCGCGAGCGACCCGCGGCTGTGGGTGCAGATCCTCGGGGCGAACGCGGCGCCCGTCGCGCGGGCGCTGCACGCCCTGCGCGACGACCTCGACGAGGTGCTCGGCGCCCTCGACGCCCTCGCCGCGGACACGCCCGCCACGGCCGACGTCGCGCCGGCCGGGCCGGTCGACGGCGCGGTGGGCGCCCGTGCCCGCGTGGCCCGGGCCATCGACGCCGGGGGAGCGGGCGTGGCGCGCGTGCCCGGCAAGCACGGCCGGGCGCCGGTGCCCTACGAGGTCGTCGTCGTCCTCGTCCCGGACGAGCCGGGCCGCCTCGCGCAGCTCCTCCACGACGTGGGTGACATCGGCGTCAACCTCGAGGACCTCGTCCTCGAGCACGCCCAGGGCCGCCCCGTCGGCCTCGCGGAGATCTCCGTCCTGCCGGCCGAGCGCCCCCGCCTCGAGGCCGAGCTGCCGCGCCGCGGGTGGCGCGTCGCCGGCTGA
- the aroH gene encoding chorismate mutase, producing the protein MAVRAVRGATQLDVDEREHLLSSTRELVQAVLDANPMGPEDLISVVFTVTPDLRSEFPAVAARELGLGDVPLLCCTEIDVPGAMPRVVRLMAHAELDVPRADVRHVYLRGAVALRRDIAQ; encoded by the coding sequence GTGGCGGTGCGTGCGGTGCGCGGGGCGACCCAGCTCGACGTCGACGAGCGGGAGCACCTGCTGTCCTCGACGCGCGAGCTCGTGCAGGCCGTCCTCGACGCCAACCCCATGGGCCCCGAGGACCTCATCTCCGTGGTCTTCACCGTGACCCCCGACCTCCGGTCGGAGTTCCCCGCCGTGGCCGCCCGCGAGCTCGGGCTCGGCGACGTGCCCCTGCTGTGCTGCACCGAGATCGACGTCCCCGGCGCCATGCCGCGGGTCGTGCGGCTCATGGCGCACGCCGAGCTGGACGTGCCGCGCGCCGACGTGCGCCACGTCTACCTCCGCGGGGCCGTGGCGCTGCGGCGCGACATCGCCCAGTGA
- a CDS encoding pseudouridine synthase gives MSDDGRREPGGRGSRPAGGPGGSRGSSTGRPGGPRGRSEGGRPAQGRPAQGRAGQGPRTGGPRAGGRTDGGRSGSWSDGRDGDRRPPRDGDRRPARDGDRRSSFDGDRRPARDGDRRPSFDGDRRPPRDGDRRPSFDGDRRPPRDGDRRPPRDGDRRPPRDGDRRPPRDGDRRPPRDGDRRPPRDGERPARTGYPRTGPRPGDTERRPSGRAGDRRRTPEEIAEERRRNLKAAQRGSGLGRGQQGTSGRGVAARGASSRRPAGTGRRGTPPVVPQGGDVDVHVADGVRLQKVLAQAGVGSRRKCEDLIAAGRVSVDGVVVTELGLRVDPERQPVHVDGLRVVLDTTKVYLALNKPLGVVSTMSDPQGRPCVGDLLEQREQRLFHVGRLDVDTEGLLLVTNDGELANRLQHPSWEVPKTYLAQVLGPIPRNLGQRLRDGVELEDGPVTVDSFRLVDSQPGRALVELVLHEGRNHIVRRLMAEVGHPVEQLVRTRIGPVVLGDMLPGRSRPLAAPELGRLMADVGL, from the coding sequence GTGAGCGACGACGGACGGCGCGAGCCCGGGGGCCGCGGGAGCCGCCCCGCGGGAGGACCCGGCGGGAGCCGCGGATCCTCCACGGGCCGCCCCGGCGGCCCCCGGGGCCGGAGCGAGGGGGGCCGCCCGGCGCAGGGCCGCCCCGCGCAGGGCCGAGCGGGCCAGGGGCCCCGGACCGGTGGTCCGCGCGCCGGCGGTCGGACCGACGGCGGCCGGTCGGGCTCGTGGTCCGACGGGCGCGACGGCGACCGGCGCCCGCCGCGGGACGGCGACCGTCGTCCCGCGCGCGACGGTGACCGGCGCTCGTCCTTCGACGGCGACCGTCGCCCCGCGCGCGACGGCGACCGGCGCCCGTCCTTCGACGGCGACCGTCGTCCCCCGCGCGACGGCGACCGGCGCCCGTCCTTCGACGGCGACCGTCGTCCCCCGCGCGACGGCGACCGGCGTCCGCCGCGTGACGGCGACCGGCGTCCGCCGCGTGACGGCGACCGGCGTCCGCCGCGTGACGGCGACCGGCGTCCGCCGCGTGACGGCGACCGGCGTCCCCCGCGGGACGGCGAGCGTCCCGCCCGCACCGGCTACCCCCGGACCGGGCCGCGCCCGGGCGACACCGAGCGCCGTCCCTCCGGCCGGGCCGGCGACCGCCGGCGCACGCCGGAGGAGATCGCCGAGGAGCGCCGCCGCAACCTCAAGGCGGCCCAGCGCGGCTCGGGCCTCGGGCGCGGGCAGCAGGGCACGAGCGGCCGGGGGGTCGCCGCCCGCGGCGCCTCGTCGCGCCGTCCCGCGGGCACGGGCCGCCGCGGCACCCCGCCCGTCGTCCCGCAGGGCGGCGACGTCGACGTCCACGTCGCCGACGGCGTGCGCCTGCAGAAGGTGCTGGCGCAGGCCGGCGTCGGGTCCCGCCGCAAGTGCGAGGACCTCATCGCCGCAGGGCGGGTGAGCGTGGACGGCGTCGTCGTCACCGAGCTCGGCCTGCGCGTCGACCCGGAACGCCAGCCCGTCCACGTCGACGGCCTGCGCGTCGTCCTCGACACGACGAAGGTCTACCTCGCGCTCAACAAGCCGCTCGGCGTCGTCTCGACGATGTCGGACCCGCAGGGGCGTCCGTGCGTGGGCGACCTCCTCGAGCAGCGCGAGCAGCGGCTGTTCCACGTCGGCCGCCTCGACGTCGACACCGAGGGCCTGCTCCTCGTGACGAACGACGGCGAGCTGGCCAACCGGCTCCAGCACCCCTCGTGGGAGGTGCCCAAGACCTACCTCGCGCAGGTGCTGGGGCCCATCCCGCGCAACCTCGGGCAGCGGCTGCGGGACGGCGTCGAGCTGGAGGACGGCCCCGTGACGGTCGACTCCTTCCGGCTCGTGGACAGCCAGCCGGGTCGTGCGCTCGTCGAGCTCGTCCTCCACGAGGGGCGCAACCACATCGTCCGCCGCCTCATGGCGGAGGTCGGCCACCCCGTGGAGCAGCTCGTCCGCACGCGGATCGGGCCGGTCGTCCTCGGCGACATGCTCCCCGGGCGCTCGCGCCCGCTCGCGGCGCCGGAGCTGGGCAGGCTCATGGCGGACGTCGGCCTCTGA
- the scpB gene encoding SMC-Scp complex subunit ScpB: MSQDDAPRPDPAPDPGPDAQPAGGAGAPAPEDLPGGLRAAVEAVLMVVDEPVDEAALAAAVGVDLERVRGVVEDLEREYEREERGFELRRTGTGWRVYSRADLADVVGRFLRDGQSARLSQAALETLAVVAYRQPVSRARVSAVRGVDVDGVVRTLLARGLVVEVAKDPVTGAMLYGTTPSFLERLGLRSLDELPPLAPFLPEGADLDDLTEGQL, encoded by the coding sequence GTGAGCCAGGACGACGCCCCGCGCCCCGACCCCGCCCCCGACCCCGGCCCGGACGCGCAGCCGGCGGGCGGGGCGGGCGCCCCGGCGCCGGAGGACCTGCCGGGAGGGCTGCGGGCCGCGGTGGAGGCGGTGCTCATGGTCGTCGACGAGCCCGTCGACGAGGCGGCGCTGGCCGCCGCCGTCGGCGTCGACCTCGAGCGGGTCCGCGGGGTGGTCGAGGACCTGGAGCGCGAGTACGAGCGGGAGGAGCGCGGGTTCGAGCTGCGCCGCACCGGGACCGGGTGGCGCGTCTACAGCCGGGCCGACCTCGCGGACGTCGTCGGCCGCTTCCTCCGTGACGGCCAGAGCGCCCGGCTGAGCCAGGCCGCGCTGGAGACGCTGGCGGTCGTCGCGTACCGCCAGCCCGTGAGCCGCGCCCGCGTCTCGGCCGTCCGCGGGGTCGACGTGGACGGGGTCGTCCGGACCCTCCTGGCCCGGGGGCTCGTCGTCGAGGTCGCGAAGGACCCCGTCACGGGTGCGATGCTCTACGGGACGACGCCCTCCTTCCTGGAGCGGCTGGGCCTGCGCAGCCTCGACGAGCTGCCGCCGCTCGCCCCCTTCCTGCCGGAGGGCGCCGACCTCGACGACCTGACGGAAGGACAGCTGTGA
- a CDS encoding segregation and condensation protein A translates to MDAAPPDVPAVPPAGGAPDVAPGPAAAAPVPSSRRPGGRQRPFEVHLPVFTGPFDLLLQLISRHRLDVTEVALAAVTDEFVAHLRAASEHRGADGDERPGGTDGEDGEWDLGQASEFLVVAATLLDLKAARLLPQAQVEDEEDLALLEARDLLFARLLQYRAYKEVSGVLAERLERFGGRVARAAPLEPALAGLLPELVWRTSPEQLAALAARALSGQRRPGPPEVDLAHLHDAGVSVREEALVVARRLRRAGAATFRELTADAGSRLVVVARFLALLELYRDGVLGLDQADALGELTVRWARATAADGADEEPGGAQDEAVLEALVGGVAEPGEDAAP, encoded by the coding sequence GTGGACGCCGCCCCGCCGGACGTCCCGGCCGTGCCGCCCGCCGGGGGCGCGCCGGACGTCGCGCCGGGCCCCGCGGCGGCCGCGCCCGTCCCGTCGTCGCGGCGCCCCGGGGGACGGCAGCGCCCCTTCGAGGTGCACCTGCCCGTCTTCACGGGGCCGTTCGACCTGCTGCTCCAGCTCATCAGCCGGCACCGCCTCGACGTCACCGAGGTGGCGCTGGCCGCCGTCACCGACGAGTTCGTCGCCCACCTGCGGGCCGCGTCGGAGCACCGCGGCGCCGACGGGGACGAGCGCCCCGGCGGCACGGACGGCGAGGACGGCGAGTGGGACCTGGGGCAGGCCAGCGAGTTCCTCGTCGTCGCGGCCACGCTCCTCGACCTCAAGGCGGCGCGGCTGCTGCCCCAGGCGCAGGTGGAGGACGAGGAGGACCTCGCCCTCCTCGAGGCGCGCGACCTCCTCTTCGCGCGGCTCCTGCAGTACCGCGCCTACAAGGAGGTGTCCGGCGTCCTCGCCGAGCGCCTCGAGCGCTTCGGCGGGCGGGTGGCGCGGGCCGCGCCCCTCGAGCCGGCGCTGGCCGGTCTGCTCCCGGAGCTGGTGTGGCGCACCAGCCCCGAGCAGCTCGCCGCACTCGCGGCCCGCGCCCTCTCGGGGCAGCGCCGGCCGGGGCCGCCGGAGGTCGACCTCGCCCACCTCCACGACGCGGGCGTGAGCGTCCGGGAGGAGGCGCTCGTCGTCGCCCGGCGGCTGCGGCGCGCCGGTGCCGCGACCTTCCGCGAGCTCACGGCCGACGCGGGCTCCCGCCTCGTCGTCGTCGCCCGCTTCCTCGCGCTGCTCGAGCTGTACCGCGACGGCGTGCTCGGCCTCGACCAGGCCGACGCGCTCGGCGAGCTGACGGTGCGCTGGGCCCGCGCGACCGCGGCCGACGGGGCGGACGAGGAGCCCGGCGGTGCCCAGGACGAGGCCGTCCTCGAGGCGCTCGTCGGCGGCGTCGCCGAGCCGGGGGAGGATGCGGCCCCGTGA